The following coding sequences are from one Lolium rigidum isolate FL_2022 chromosome 6, APGP_CSIRO_Lrig_0.1, whole genome shotgun sequence window:
- the LOC124661540 gene encoding wax ester synthase/diacylglycerol acyltransferase 11-like, whose product MDRRRGAAMRKPALEIDATRTAAAAEIKAGKEEEEEEPVSPTGRLFREPHFSCHIVSVFGLGGAVDLPAVRAGLEASLARHPRFCSLQVLDEQEEDPRPKWVRTTVNIDDHVIVPSLDPTATSADPDRALEDYVSSLSTLPMDHSRPLWELHVLDFPTSEATAAVVLRVHHSVGDGVSLLSLFIACTRRASDQSSLPALPSASAGRRRAGPVYALSSRPRLSPSWDALAAFAAWVVSFLVLLWHTVVDVACFAATATSISSDPPTLFKGAEGVEFRPKRFMNRTLRLDDVKYIKNAVNCTINDVLLGVTSAALSRYYFRKTGESGSETIKVRSTLLVNLRKTPGLHTLATMMESGKDNGAQWGNRLGYMILPFHIAKHSDPLMYVRKATQVARRKKSSMESVFTFWSGSVILKFFGIKAAASLCCGMMRNTTLSFSNVAGPTEQVVFYGHPIVYIAPSVYGHPHALTMHYQSYANIIKLVLAVDETQFPDAHELLDDFDQSLRIIREAASEKQKDT is encoded by the exons ATGGATCGCCGCCGCGGCGCCGCGATGCGGAAGCCGGCGCTGGAGATCGACGCGacgcgcacggcggcggcggcggagatcaAGGCTggcaaggaggaggaagaggaggagccggTGAGTCCGACGGGGCGGCTGTTCCGGGAGCCGCACTTCAGCTGCCACATCGTCTCCGTCTTCGGCCTCGGCGGCGCGGTCGACCTCCCCGCCGTGCGGGCCGGGCTCGAGGCCTCCCTCGCGCGCCACCCGCGCTTCTGCAGCCTCCAG GTGCTGGATGAGCAGGAGGAGGACCCTAGACCGAAGTGGGTTCGGACTACGGTGAACATCGACGACCACGTCATCGTGCCGAGCCtggaccccaccgccacgtcggctGACCCTGACAGGGCTCTAGAGGACTACGTGTCGTCCCTGTCCACGCTTCCAATGGACCACTCCCGCCCGCTCTGGGAGCTTCacgtcctcgacttccccacctctgaagccaccgccgccgtcgtgcTCCGCGTGCACCACTCcgtcggcgacggcgtctccctgCTGTCGCTCTTCATCGCGTGCACCCGACGTGCCTCCGACCAATCATCGCTGCCGGCCCTGCCGAGCGccagcgccggccgccgccgcgctggccCAGTGTACGCCCTGTCGTCCCGGCCGCGGCTCTCCCCTTCCTGGGACGCCCTGGCCGCATTCGCCGCGTGGGTTGTGTCGTTTCTCGTGCTCCTGTGGCACACGGTGGTCGACGTGGCGTGCTTCGCAGCGACGGCGACATCGATCTCGAGCGACCCGCCGACGCTGTTCAAGGGCGCGGAGGGCGTGGAGTTCCGGCCCAAGCGGTTCATGAACCGGACGCTCAGACTTGACGATGTCAAGTACATCAAGAACGCCGTAAACTGC ACTATAAACGATGTGCTGCTTGGAGTCACTTCTGCCGCATTGTCTCGGTATTATTTTCGGAAAACAG GAGAAAGCGGCAGCGAGACCATCAAGGTGCGGTCCACTCTTCTTGTCAACCTAAGAAAGACTCCTGGCCTTCAT ACGCTGGCTACTATGATGGAGTCGGGCAAAGACAACGGTGCGCAGTGGGGGAATCGGCTCGGCTACATGATACTCCCCTTTCACATAGCCAAGCACAGCGACCCTCTCATGTACGTCCGGAAGGCGACCCAGGTTGCGCGCAGGAAGAAGAGCTCCATGGAATCGGTCTTCACCTTCTGGAGCGGGTCGGTCATATTGAAATTCTTCGGCATTAAG GCCGCAGCTTCTCTATGCTGCGGCATGATGAGGAACACCACCCTGTCCTTCTCCAACGTCGCTGGGCCAACCGAGCAGGTGGTCTTCTACGGACACCCCATCGTCTACATTGCCCCCAGCGTCTATGGGCATCCACAT GCCCTGACAAtgcattatcaaagttatgctaacATTATCAAGCTAGTCCTAGCAGTTGACGAAACACAGTTTCCAGATGCTCATGAACTTCTGGATGACTTCGACCAGTCTCTCAGGATCATTAGGGAGGCAGCTTCAGAAAAACAAAAGGACACATGA